Proteins from a genomic interval of Pirellulales bacterium:
- a CDS encoding AAA family ATPase, which translates to MTTTDTTSRDSLLAAVLSDEGFFPAEPRSLEETGLAVSLVESLVAKHLGVIGTASGRAIADAVCLPFGVLEPLFQSLRARQIMVHTGSAPLNDYFYALTEQGRERAQTFRAACAYTGAAPVPLPEYILSVEAQTIRAEAPKRTRLEKAFADISIDPNLFDSLGPAVNSGAGLFLYGAPGNGKSTLARRITVCFGQQIWLPQTLIEDGQIVKLYDAVYHDVVENRQSSIVKTAAHDRRWVKIRRPTVVVGGELTMDSLEIRHDPVSNTSEAPLQMKSNCGCLLIDDFGRQRIEPAELLNRWIIPLENRHDFLTLSTGKKIQMPFEQLIIFSTNLEPQDLVDEAFLRRIPYKIQINDPNESEFQHLFELYALAANFEYRPEVVDHLLAKHYRPHNLPMRRCHPRDLLGQVRNYCVYNGLPLEMRPEYFDRVVKSYFTVLATAK; encoded by the coding sequence ATGACGACGACTGATACAACCAGCCGAGACAGCTTGCTCGCGGCAGTTCTGTCCGACGAGGGGTTCTTCCCGGCCGAGCCTCGTTCGCTCGAGGAGACTGGGCTCGCCGTGTCGCTTGTCGAGTCGTTGGTGGCCAAGCATCTTGGCGTGATCGGCACGGCCAGCGGGCGGGCGATCGCCGACGCGGTGTGCTTGCCGTTCGGCGTGTTAGAGCCGCTGTTCCAGAGCCTCCGCGCCCGACAAATCATGGTGCATACCGGCTCAGCGCCGCTGAACGACTACTTCTATGCGTTGACAGAACAAGGACGCGAGCGGGCCCAGACGTTTCGGGCCGCCTGCGCTTATACCGGCGCGGCTCCGGTTCCCTTGCCGGAGTACATCCTGTCGGTCGAGGCCCAGACGATTCGCGCCGAGGCGCCCAAACGAACGCGGCTGGAGAAGGCCTTTGCCGATATTTCGATCGATCCCAATCTGTTCGACAGTCTGGGGCCGGCGGTCAACTCGGGCGCCGGACTGTTTTTGTACGGTGCGCCAGGCAACGGCAAGTCGACCTTGGCACGGCGGATCACGGTCTGCTTCGGCCAGCAGATTTGGCTGCCGCAGACGCTGATCGAAGACGGTCAAATCGTCAAGCTGTACGACGCGGTCTATCACGATGTCGTCGAGAATCGTCAGTCCAGCATCGTCAAAACAGCCGCGCATGACCGCCGCTGGGTGAAGATTCGCCGCCCCACGGTCGTGGTCGGCGGCGAGCTGACGATGGACAGCCTGGAAATCCGGCACGATCCGGTCAGCAACACCAGCGAGGCGCCGTTGCAGATGAAAAGCAATTGCGGCTGCCTGCTGATCGACGACTTTGGTCGGCAGCGGATCGAACCCGCCGAGCTATTAAACCGCTGGATTATTCCTCTGGAGAATCGCCACGATTTTCTCACGCTGTCGACCGGCAAGAAGATTCAGATGCCGTTCGAGCAATTGATCATCTTCTCGACAAATCTGGAACCGCAAGATCTGGTTGACGAGGCGTTTCTCCGGCGGATTCCCTACAAGATTCAGATCAACGATCCGAACGAGTCAGAGTTTCAGCATTTGTTCGAACTGTATGCCCTGGCGGCGAATTTCGAATACCGGCCCGAGGTCGTTGATCATCTGTTGGCGAAGCATTATCGGCCGCATAACTTGCCCATGCGGCGCTGCCATCCTCGCGACCTGTTGGGCCAGGTACGCAACTACTGCGTGTATAACGGACTGCCACTCGAAATGCGGCCCGAATACTTCGACCGCGTCGTGAAGAGTTACTTCACCGTGTTGGCTACCGCCAAATAA